TGAGGACTGAAGACTGAAGACTGAGGACTGAAGACTGTTTTTGACTGAAGACTGCTCACTTTCCCTCTCTCACCGAAACTGTAAAGAAGCTAAAAATTTAAATTACAGATTAACCTTAGCTCCTCCTAATAAATGAAATCCTCTTAGCTCGTAATTATTCCAGTAGCTGTATTTATTTGAAAATATGTTGTTGAAATTAAAGAATATTCCAAACTTTTTAGAAAACTGATAGGTTACACTTGCATTCATATCGTAAATAGCATCAAGGTCAATAGTTTCTACTTGACCGCTTTCATCCCATGCTTTCGCTTTTCTGTCGCCTATGGTAAAAAAGTCAAGCTTCACATATACTTTTTTATCAAAGTTATATTTCCCCGACAAGGTGATTTTATAATCAGGTAAATGCCAAGCGAATAACTCTTGAGAAAGATCATAGTTGTAATATTCAGCATTTAAAAACACATCAAGGTTTTGATGTAATTTAGCTGAAACCTCGGCATTTGCTTTAAATAAAATTGTATTTCCCGTGTCGTAAATTGTTTTAAACCTTTTTGAATCTGTTGTATCGTTTACAAACATCATTAAGTTTTCAATGTTGTTATAAGAAAGGCGAAGAAAGTAGTCAATGTTTTGAGAGAAACTACCTTTTAAACCACCTGCTAAAACCAATTTATAGTTTGTATTTTTTAAATCAATTTGTGATAAAACGTAAGGATTTTCTTTTGTGATAGTATTAAAGGAATTAACTTTTAAACCACCTGTAAATTCAGCATAGGCAGTAATATAATTTTCCAGCAATTCAGCTTCAATTTTTAAATCGGGATAAAAATGTATTTTGCTTTTAGAAGAATTATTTTCAGCAGCAACATCAAATCCAATTTTGGCTCTAAACCAGTCTTTATTTAAATTAAATTTAGCAATAATATCAAGTACATTTCTATTAAATATTTTATCTGATTTATAACTGAATTGTTGAAACTTAGCTTCAAATCTAATCGGTGTTTCTCGAAAATGTTGTTCAAGTGCACCCCCAATTTTAAACCCTAACTCAGAGGCATCATAATAATCCATTAGGTAATAAACACCAGTATTTGCCCAGTAATTAAAATTTTCTTTTTGTGAAATTTCGTTGTTGAAAGAAGCATTCATCCCAAATCTCATAAAATCTTGTTTTATACTGTCGGAATTAAAAGTATCTGTAACATGGTCGTATCCGTAAAAATGTAAAATATCGTTGTTAAAAAATACATTGGATTCAAGAATGTTTTTTCTAAAAAGTTTTTTTCCACTAACGTTTAAAAGCTGTTCACTAATGTTACTATTTTTTGGTGTTGATTTTCCTGAATTATGTTTTAAATGAATTGCAAAAATTTTATCTCTTGATTTTGTTGTATTGTAATTAAAATCAGCAAGAACATTTGCAAAATTACCGACACCTGCTTTTAAATAATAATGGCTCAAATGTTTTGATTGCCTCCTGATTATAGATATTGCAGGAAGTTTTTCAAATTCTTTTTTAGGAACTAATTGCTTTAATTTTATCCTATATTTTATTTGCGGTTTATCTGCAACAATTCTTTCGTTAAAAGGAATTACATCAAGCTTAATTGCATCGGTAATTTCCGGTTTGTATGTTGTAAAAACATCATAATTTTTATTAAAAATTTTCTTATCATTATCATCTTCCTGCGAAAATCCAATCAACGGAATAATTAAAAGTAAGATTATGAATCTATGTTGTATTTTTAAAACTTTTTTCATTCTTTATTTTTTTTAATTCGTTTTAAAATATTTTATAAATATTATTTTATACTATCAGAATCCATTTCAAAGAATTCTTCATTATTCTTTTGCATTTCTTCTTTTTTTTCATCTTCAATAATTTGTTGTAGTTTTTGTTTTGCAATCTCTTTAATTTTTCCTTCTTTGTAATTATTGATAATACTTTCAAGAGTATGCTTTGCCTGAAAATTATCTCCCATTTTTATAAAAACATCAGAAAGTAAAATAAAACCTTTTGCAATGTAATAATCATTACCTTGATAATCATTTTTGAGTTCAATAATTTCATCAATTGTATTATCGTATTCCTCAGAAATAAACAATATTAATGCACTCAAATACTTTGCTTCTGCACCAAGGTCTCCGTAATTTTTTTCATAAACCTGCCGTAGTGAGACTGAAGCATTATTGTATCGCTTTGTTTCATACAGAGATTTTCCTTTGTAATAATTTGCTTCAATTTTGTTTTCCTTTGATGAGTAGGTAAGTTTCAATACTTTATCGGCAGTCTCTATACAATCTTCATAGTTATTAATTTTAAAGGCTGATCTCATTAACCCCATATTCGCTAAAAGAATATTTTCTCTTTTCACAGCTATATCTTCCAATTGACTAAATCTTTTTGCAGCATTTTCAAAAGATTTCTTTTCAAAATACAACTGTGCTGATGCTTTCAAAGATTTCTCAACAAATTCATTAGGACTCATTTCATTTACTTTTTCATAATGAGTAAGTGCTTTTTCTTTTTGACCAATATATTTTGCACAACTTGCCAAGTAATAATTTGCATTAACTTTAAAATAACCGTAAGGAAATTTGTTTAGATAATTTTCAAATTTCGGTATTGCTTCAGCATATTTTGATTGTTTTATGTAGCTAAATGCAGCATTATAAACTGTAGAATCTTGAAAAGATTTAGTAAGGCTAACTTGTGGAATTGTTTTAAGAAATTCAAAAAGCTCATTTGCTTTTCCCTTGTCAATGTAAATATCTTTAGCTGCATTTGTAGCTTCTTTAGCCTCAGCAGAATATGGATAGTTTTTAATTATATTTTTAAACTGTTGCAATGCCATGTTTTCATTTCCTAAGTTAAGATTTGAAAGTGCTGTTTTAAAAAGTGCAGAAGTTAAGTAAGGACTTTTAGGATGTTCTTTTATTAATTCATGAAACTTATCCTTTGCAGTTTTGTAATTACCTTTTATGTAGTACATGTTTGCAATTTCAAAAGTAGCATCATCAACAAAAGGTGAGTTGGAGTATTTTCTAATTAATAATTCTAGTGAGCGTTGCTTTTCTACATCATTTTTTTGAAGTCCCAAAATAGTGGCTTCTTGAAACAATGCATAATCAACTTCTTTGTTACTTTTTGAAATCGTTAAATCATAATATTTTTTTGCATTGTCATATTGCTTAAGCGAAAAATAACAATCTGCAAGCCGCACAAGAACATCATAAAGCCTGTTTGTGGGTTTATTGCTTCTCTCTAAATTAAGATATTTATCAAAATAAATTTTTGCTTTTTCATAATCTTCCTGCTTAAAATAGGAATATCCGCAATTGTAATAAGCAATTGAAAAGTAAGGTGTTTTTTCGGCTTCGCTTATGTAAAGGAAATTTTTAGATTCTCGTAATGATTTTTTATAATCGCCTAATTGATAATAAGATTCACCGAGCCAAAAATATGATAAAGCTTTAAATCGTTGGTTTACCGAATTATTAATTGATTTAATAAAAAGATTACGTGCTTTTAGAAAATGATGATTTTGATAAAATTCTAATCCGTAATAATACAATACTTTTTGATAAGCTAGTTCTATTTCTCTGTTCCTGTCAGAAATACTTTCAATGATTTCGATTGCTTCTCTATAATTAGATGTAGAAAGTAGGATGCTACTAATAAGAGATTTAGCTTCGTCAGCACTCTCAGAAGCAGGATATTTTTTAATAAACTCTTTTAATGAGTTGATAGATTCTATATGGAAATTTAATTCGTAAGATAATTTTGCATAATTGAGAAGTGAGGTTTCTTCAATTACTTTATCAAAATTCATTTTTGAAGCAAATCCAAAAGAGTTTCTTGCTTTTAACAGTTCTTTGGTTTGAAGATATGCGGTTCCCATTAGGTATGCAATGTTTTGTCCTAATTCATCCTTTTTTAAATTGATTTGTGAAAATGCAGGAATTGACTCTTTAAATTTACCTAATTTGAAAAGAGCATATCCGTAGTGGTAATAATCACTATCCTTAAATTTGAAACCCAACTCTTTTAGTTCATTGTAATATTTAATTGATTCATTATAATCTTTTTGATAAAAATATGCTTCCGCCAAATAAGATTTAATTTCCTTTTCTTTTTGAATTCTTGGAGTAGAAAGGGCGTTTTTTCCATATTCAATTGCTTTGTTGTAATTACCTAAGTTTAGATAAATGTGTGTAATATAAACAGGCATTATTCTTTCAAATTTATGCTGACCTTTTATCCTTACAAATTTTTCAAGTGCTTTATTATATTCATTTTGTTTGTAATGGATGTATCCTGTGTAATAATTTGCAATATTAAAATAGGGATTTTGGTATTTATCAATATTTGAAAATGCTGAAACAGATTTGTCAAAATTTTCTTCTTTATAATTTGAATATCCTTTCATAAAATAATATTCTTGTAAAATTACAAGGTCAAAAGTTTTTGGATATTCAATTTTTTTAAGCCAATCAAGACAAAGGTCATATTTTCTTTTATCAAAAGTATATTTCCCAAGTTGAAAATAAACAAATTGCTTTCTTGCTTGATCGGGATGTACTTCAAGATAGTGAATAAATAATTCCTCAGTATTTTTAAGCTTAAGCTCTTTGGCACTCATTGCAATGTAAAGGTCTGAGTTTGATATTAAAAGTTCATTCTCCCCTACTGTTTTGTATTCAGTAAATCTTTCGATAGCAGAACTGTATTTTTCATTTTCATACAATTCATAAGCCTGATTGTAAATTGATATTGGATCTGTATTTTTTAGTGTTTTTTGAGAATATCCTGATGAAATACTAAATATCAAAATTAAAAAGCTAAAATATATTTCCTTTGTCATAAATTTTATTTTTGTTAGAAGCATAACTTACTATATAATTTATACTACAAAAATATATTTATCAATATAATAAGCACTTTTTAAGTTATTCACATATCAACATTAGATTCTTGGTTACTACTCAGCAACTATACAGAATATAAAAGCCACAGACTTCGTCTGTCGAAGACAAGCTAAGTGTAATAGAAATCTGACTACGTCTGTCGAAGACAGATTCACAGATTAAAAAACTACCTTCGGTCATTTTCTCTGTAAAAATTCATTAAATCAAGTAAAATCAATCTGTGAATCTGTGGCTTTAATATTTTTTCACCCACACAAATCAACATAGAACCAGAAAACTCATCATAATCAAAACTGATAAATATCTTTAGAACTAAAAATCTACCTCTCCATCCCTATCACAAATTCCAGTATAAGGGCAATATTTGCATTTTTCTTCATTTTCAGTTTGCACAAAATCATTCTCACTATCAAAAATTTCTTCCAAAGTTATTTTCAAATTCTCTTTAAATTCTTCTAACAACGGCTTAATATCATTAATTCTTTCTTTTGGTTTACGCTTTTCTTTAAAAGAAATTACAGGGTCAAAATATTTGTTAAACATATTTTTTACACTAAAAACCGCAGATTGAATTGCTTCATTTTTGTTATTTGTTTTTTCGTAATAAAGCATTCCGTAAAATAATGTTTGCATTGCCGCTTTATTTCTTTTAGGATTTTCGGCATCAAACAAAGATTCAATATTTTGAAAATGAATTTCATCCTTACCCGACTTATAATCAATAACTCTTATAACGTTTCCCTTTTTATCAACTCTGTCAATAATTCCTTTTAGCCTAACTTTGTTGGCTTTATTTTCCAACTCAATATCAAAATTAATATTATACTTTTTGTTTGAATCTTCTACCGAAAGAATCTCAAAGGGAGCATATTTTTTATCAAAACGTAATATCTGATTAATATAACTTTTCAAAACTTCTTTTATAATAATATTTTCTCCTTTAAAAGAAAATTCCTTATTCTTTAATTTGTAGTGATCAGTAAAAGCCGTTGTTATAAATTTATCAACTTTTTGAGGAGAGATATTCAAATCCTTTGCTTCAATTATTTTGTTACTCACAGAAAGCTCAGTATAAATCAGTTCCATTGCTTTGTGAATAATATTTCCAAAAATACGCTGATCAACACTTTCTTCAACCTCATCATTTTCGTAGAGATCTGCTACATATTTAAAATAAAATTTCAGGGGACAATCGATATATGAATTTATGGCAGAAGGTGATAAAGATTTATTACCCTCAGAAGATGAAAGGTATCTGCTTAGTTTTTGTTCAATATTATCATTTTTTGAAACTAATAAACGTTTTTTCGGCTCGGGTTTAACTTTATGAGAAAGTGTTAATTCATTAATATTAAAATCAGAATCATATTTCAATTGATTAATATACCGGCTTAGCTCTCCTTCCTTTTCAAGTTCCATTTCAGAGTTATAAAAAATATGAATATTTTCAGCCCTTTGTAACAAACGATAAAAATAATAGGAATAAGAAATATCATCAATATCATTTGTTGGCAAATCAAAAGCTCTGCGTAAATTGTAAGGGATAAAAGAACTCTCATGAGTTGAGGCAGGCCATTTACCCTCATTCATTGAAAGAATAAAAATATTTTTAAAGTCAAGACAACGAGTTTCTAAAGTACCCATTATTTGCAATCCTTTTAAAGGTTCTCCTGTAAAAGGAATTGTAATTGAACTTATTATTTCCTTTATTAAACTAAAAAATATCTTTTCAGAAATAAAAACCTTCTTTTTGTTAACGATTTCTTTAAATCTCTTAATTGCTTTGTAAAACTCAAAAATAAACTCATTTTCAAAAGAATACTCATCCTTATCTTTTGAAAACTTAGAGTAAATTTCTTTAAGTAATTCTATAAAATAATTAAAAAGTTCATCTGTATTTTTATTTTTTGTAAAAACAATGTTTGCAAATCCAAATAGTTTATCTAACTGTAGTGAAGAAATATAAATCAGGTTTCTCTTTTTAATTTCATTTATTTTATTGTCTATTTCATCTTTATTCAAGCTATTTATGTAAGGATGTTTTAATATTGAAATTACATTTTTAAAATAAAAATAAGATTCCGAATTATTGTTTTTTGAATTTTGTTGCAAATCAGCAAGCAACTCTATCAAACTAGATAACTGCGTTTCCTTTAGCGGATAACCCATTGTAATATTCACATCTTCAACAGATTCAGGCAAAGAGCCTAGCATGGGAAACAACATTTGTTCGGCAGGTAAAATAATTGCAGTTTCATTTATTTCAATTTTGTTGTTTGCTTTTGATAAATAACTTTTCAACTTATCACCTACTGCTTTTGCTTGCCCTACTTGCAATGCAACGCTTATTATTTCAACATTTTTATTTTTTAAATTAATATCTTCCAATTTAAAATTCGCTGGAGATGGAAATTTTTTAATATTTTTTCTTATAATTTCTCCTGTTTTAAAATTTTCTTTTTTCAAAAAATATTCATCAAAATCCCAAAAATATGTTGCTTTATTTTCCTTTTTAAAAAAAGTAAAAATTTCTTCTTCTGCTTTTGTCAAAATATTAAATCCTGCAAAAACTATATTTTCTATTTCCTTAAAAGCATTGTTTTCCTTTGTTTTTTCTACTACATTTCTGTAAATCATCCCCTCATAAGCAAGTTTCTCTTTCAATAATTTTTCCCCAAACTTCTCATATATTTCGTTAAGGACTTCCCATAGCTTAATAAATCTTTCTTTATGGTAAGATTCTTTGGAGATATTTATATCCTCCCAAAATGTTCTAATTGCTTCAATTTGATTCTCAGTTAAATAATTGTAATAATTATCAATATCTTTTAAATTTTTTACATTTTTGAAGAGATCAGTAGCATTCACAAGATTCTTGTCAACATCATTAAAATCCTTTATAAGTCTTTTTCCCCAAGGATAAAATTTATCAAATTCCTCCGGAGGAAGATTATTGTTTTGTAAAATATTATCATAAATTTCATAAAGGTCAAAAATCAAACTGTAATTATCAGCCAATTGCAAATCGCTCAAAGACAAAACAAAAGTTTTTATATCAAATATTTTAGGCGACCAAATTGTTTTCTCAACCTTCTTTGATAAATAATTTCTAAAAAACAATCCTGCCCTTTTATTAGGAAAAACAATTGTCAATTTTGAAAAATCCTTAGTGTTTTTATCCAACAACCATTTTAATATTTGTTCTAAAAAAGATAACATTTTTTTATTTACTATTTTCGATTTACTATTTCCTTTTCACTCTTAACCACCTATTGAAGACTGCACACTGAAGACTACTCACTGAAAACTGCACACTGAAGACTGCACACTGAAGACTGCCGACTGAAGACTGCCGACTGAAGACTGCCGACTGAAGACTGCCGACTGAAAACTGCCGACTGAAGACTGCCTACTAAAAACTCCCCACTCCCACAACCTTCTTTCTCTCAACATAATACAACCAACCACTTACATTTTCATATTTCATTTCCTTTAAATATTTCATATATTCACTCACTTGTTCTTTATATTTCTCATTTTCTTCACCGAATTTAAAATCTATTACCACTGCTTTGTTATCTTTTATCAGCACTCTATCGGGTATTCTGATGTCTCCCGAACTTGTAATAATTGAGCTTTCGTTTTTCACTTCCCAATCGGATGTGAACCATTCTTTTACATCATCAAACTCAATGACTGTTATTAGCTTGTTTTTTAACTCATTCAGTTCATTACTTGAAATAATACCTTCCGTTAAAAGCTTCTTCAACTCAGGTTCAACATCATCAACTGTATAAATTTTTGAAAGAACTTCATGCATAAATTTACCGTAATTTATTTGCTTAGTTCTTTCATTCTCAGTTTCCTCAAAAAGCTCCTCAGCTTCTCTCTTTATCCTCAATTTAAAAGCTTTAGTTTTTGATAAATATTCTTTTAAAACATACTCTTTTGTTTTTGATTCATCTTTTGATTGTGGCATTAGTTCTCCGAATTCAAAACATTTATTTTCAAGACTTTTACTAAAATCAATTCTTTCAAATTCAGAATTCAGATTTACATCATTTGCTCCATTAATAATTTCATGCAATAAATCACCTGATGAAGAAATCTTTTTCTTTTTTTCCGGTGAAAGAATAAACAATGCCTCTTTAGTTCGTGTAAAGGCAACATAAAGCAAATTTAAATTATCCATAAAAGCATGTAGCTTTTCAACAAAAAATTCATTGTTGTAATAAGTTGCTGTTAGCTTTTTTCCATATTTAATAGGTAAAATATCAATTTCATTAAAAGGAGTAATCTCTGATTTGCACCATAAAATATTATCATGAGCAAATGTGTGATCTATTTCCCAATCGCAGTAAGGAATTATTACAACTTTAAAACCAAGACCTTTTGATTTGTGAATTGACATAATTTGAATAGCATCAATACTTTCGGGAACATGAATAGTTTTTTTCCCAGCGTTTTCCTTCCACCAATCTAAAAATGAAGAAATATCCGCTTTGTTATTTTCAGAATATTCAAGTACCACATCACTGAACGCCTGAATAAACACAAACTCAGTTTTATTATTATTAAGTAAAAAAGATTCTATGATTTTTTCCGTAAGGTCGTAAAGAGAATAGTGTTCATTTCCCTTTATCAACTTTTTAAATTCATCAGGCAGTAATTCAATAAGTTGATTACGATTTTTTAAAAAAATATCATTTAGAACTTCATTCTTTAACTTCCGGTTTTCTAAATATTCAGAAACAAGGGTTACAAGATTTATTTTATCATCTTTTTGAATTAAAAATTTTAAAGCACAAACAATAATTTTTACAGAAACGGAAGTATTTAAAA
This is a stretch of genomic DNA from Bacteroidota bacterium. It encodes these proteins:
- a CDS encoding tetratricopeptide repeat protein, whose amino-acid sequence is MTKEIYFSFLILIFSISSGYSQKTLKNTDPISIYNQAYELYENEKYSSAIERFTEYKTVGENELLISNSDLYIAMSAKELKLKNTEELFIHYLEVHPDQARKQFVYFQLGKYTFDKRKYDLCLDWLKKIEYPKTFDLVILQEYYFMKGYSNYKEENFDKSVSAFSNIDKYQNPYFNIANYYTGYIHYKQNEYNKALEKFVRIKGQHKFERIMPVYITHIYLNLGNYNKAIEYGKNALSTPRIQKEKEIKSYLAEAYFYQKDYNESIKYYNELKELGFKFKDSDYYHYGYALFKLGKFKESIPAFSQINLKKDELGQNIAYLMGTAYLQTKELLKARNSFGFASKMNFDKVIEETSLLNYAKLSYELNFHIESINSLKEFIKKYPASESADEAKSLISSILLSTSNYREAIEIIESISDRNREIELAYQKVLYYYGLEFYQNHHFLKARNLFIKSINNSVNQRFKALSYFWLGESYYQLGDYKKSLRESKNFLYISEAEKTPYFSIAYYNCGYSYFKQEDYEKAKIYFDKYLNLERSNKPTNRLYDVLVRLADCYFSLKQYDNAKKYYDLTISKSNKEVDYALFQEATILGLQKNDVEKQRSLELLIRKYSNSPFVDDATFEIANMYYIKGNYKTAKDKFHELIKEHPKSPYLTSALFKTALSNLNLGNENMALQQFKNIIKNYPYSAEAKEATNAAKDIYIDKGKANELFEFLKTIPQVSLTKSFQDSTVYNAAFSYIKQSKYAEAIPKFENYLNKFPYGYFKVNANYYLASCAKYIGQKEKALTHYEKVNEMSPNEFVEKSLKASAQLYFEKKSFENAAKRFSQLEDIAVKRENILLANMGLMRSAFKINNYEDCIETADKVLKLTYSSKENKIEANYYKGKSLYETKRYNNASVSLRQVYEKNYGDLGAEAKYLSALILFISEEYDNTIDEIIELKNDYQGNDYYIAKGFILLSDVFIKMGDNFQAKHTLESIINNYKEGKIKEIAKQKLQQIIEDEKKEEMQKNNEEFFEMDSDSIK
- a CDS encoding PD-(D/E)XK nuclease family protein produces the protein MLSFLEQILKWLLDKNTKDFSKLTIVFPNKRAGLFFRNYLSKKVEKTIWSPKIFDIKTFVLSLSDLQLADNYSLIFDLYEIYDNILQNNNLPPEEFDKFYPWGKRLIKDFNDVDKNLVNATDLFKNVKNLKDIDNYYNYLTENQIEAIRTFWEDINISKESYHKERFIKLWEVLNEIYEKFGEKLLKEKLAYEGMIYRNVVEKTKENNAFKEIENIVFAGFNILTKAEEEIFTFFKKENKATYFWDFDEYFLKKENFKTGEIIRKNIKKFPSPANFKLEDINLKNKNVEIISVALQVGQAKAVGDKLKSYLSKANNKIEINETAIILPAEQMLFPMLGSLPESVEDVNITMGYPLKETQLSSLIELLADLQQNSKNNNSESYFYFKNVISILKHPYINSLNKDEIDNKINEIKKRNLIYISSLQLDKLFGFANIVFTKNKNTDELFNYFIELLKEIYSKFSKDKDEYSFENEFIFEFYKAIKRFKEIVNKKKVFISEKIFFSLIKEIISSITIPFTGEPLKGLQIMGTLETRCLDFKNIFILSMNEGKWPASTHESSFIPYNLRRAFDLPTNDIDDISYSYYFYRLLQRAENIHIFYNSEMELEKEGELSRYINQLKYDSDFNINELTLSHKVKPEPKKRLLVSKNDNIEQKLSRYLSSSEGNKSLSPSAINSYIDCPLKFYFKYVADLYENDEVEESVDQRIFGNIIHKAMELIYTELSVSNKIIEAKDLNISPQKVDKFITTAFTDHYKLKNKEFSFKGENIIIKEVLKSYINQILRFDKKYAPFEILSVEDSNKKYNINFDIELENKANKVRLKGIIDRVDKKGNVIRVIDYKSGKDEIHFQNIESLFDAENPKRNKAAMQTLFYGMLYYEKTNNKNEAIQSAVFSVKNMFNKYFDPVISFKEKRKPKERINDIKPLLEEFKENLKITLEEIFDSENDFVQTENEEKCKYCPYTGICDRDGEVDF